The genomic segment TCAGTAAAGGAACTCCTTGCTCATTTGATGATGACTTTAACGCTATCGCTCCTGAAATAGAAAAAGCAGATGTGATTGTTTTTGCAACTCCATTATATTGGTATACATTCCCTTCTAATCTCAAGGGAGTAATAGATAAATTGTATTCATTTATCATTGGAAAAAAGAAAATAAACATTAAAGAAAGCATGCTTATAGTTTGCGGAGAAGAAAAGGATGAATCTGCATTTGATGGTATTATCAGCACATATAAGCGAATCAATGCTTACCAACAATGGACAGATGTTGGAACGCTAGTTGTTCCAGGCGTATTAAATAAAGGAGATGTCTTATCTACTAATTATATCGTCCAAGCAGAA from the Clostridium beijerinckii genome contains:
- a CDS encoding flavodoxin family protein; this translates as MKKNILVLIGSARVGGNSYLLSEAFIKGAIQSGHEVVKYEVGKKNIKGCIACDTCFSKGTPCSFDDDFNAIAPEIEKADVIVFATPLYWYTFPSNLKGVIDKLYSFIIGKKKINIKESMLIVCGEEKDESAFDGIISTYKRINAYQQWTDVGTLVVPGVLNKGDVLSTNYIVQAEMMGRNI